One region of Balaenoptera ricei isolate mBalRic1 chromosome 5, mBalRic1.hap2, whole genome shotgun sequence genomic DNA includes:
- the LOC132366448 gene encoding growth-regulated protein homolog alpha-like, protein MARAATPAAARLLRAALLFLLLVAAGRRAAGAPVVTELRCRCLQTLQGIHFKNIQSVKVTPPGPHCGQTEVVATLKTGQEVCLNPEAPMVKKIISKMLNKDSSS, encoded by the exons ATGGCCCGCGCCGCGACCCCCGCCGCCGCCCGGCTCCTCCGCGCCGCGCTGCTGTTCCTGCTCCTGGTGGCCGCCGGCCGGCGCGCAGCAG GGGCGCCTGTGGTCACCGAACTGCGCTGCCGGTGCCTGCAGACCTTGCAGGGGATTCACTTCAAGAACATCCAGAGCGTGAAGGTGACGCCCCCGGGACCCCACTGCGGCCAAACGGAAGTCGT AGCCACTCTCAAGACTGGTCAGGAAGTTTGTCTCAACCCTGAAGCTCCCATGGTTAAAAAAATCATCAGTAAGATGCTAAACAA GGACAGCTCCAGCTGA